One genomic segment of Primulina tabacum isolate GXHZ01 chromosome 9, ASM2559414v2, whole genome shotgun sequence includes these proteins:
- the LOC142555887 gene encoding uncharacterized protein LOC142555887 yields the protein MVCEKCEKKLSKVIVPDKWKEGARNTTEGSGRKINENKLLSKKNRWAPYGQTKCIICKQQVHQEGKYCHTCAYSKGVCAMCGKQVLDTKLYKQSNV from the exons ATGGTTTGCGAAAAGT GTGAGAAGAAGCTTTCGAAGGTAATAGTGCCGGACAAATGGAAAGAAGGGGCACGGAACACCACTGAAGGTTCTGGCCGTAAGATCAACGAGAACAAGCTGCTCTCCAAGAAAAACAG ATGGGCACCTTATGGACAAACCAAGTGTATTATCTGTAAGCAGCAAGTACATCAAGAGGGCAAATACTGCCATACCTGTGCTTACAGCAAAG GAGTATGTGCAATGTGTGGAAAGCAAGTGCTTGATACGAAGTTATACAAACAAAGCAACGTATAA
- the LOC142555888 gene encoding cysteine-rich receptor-like protein kinase 15 produces the protein MISQRWRLASIFLILSNLLAFAAAQFSCIKNGNYSSFSTYKDNMDTLLSSLPTKVDINGFYNASEGQSPDIVYAAVLCRGDVQLEECRTCIRNAAAELVKSCPNYKQAVQWNELCMLRYSNESMFGIMTTFPSWYWKNGKDASSPVQYMADVSRLLDKLRGQAANGGSLRKVAAGNSSSVDFQIIFSLVQCTPDLSPENCSSCLIEAAVDIPSYCNISIRCRVLSPSCNLRYHQLPFYNETRLRELQELATLPPPPPPLPPPPQQPVSPPGPEKNDNTVIIASVSVGVGLIVAVLASILLIKRAKKKPKEELEPAQPARDINVVDSLQYDFSGIKAATDDFSVSTKLGQGGFGVIYKGKLTNGQDIAVKRLSLDSRQGDVEFKNEVLLLAQLQHKNLVRLLGFSMEGKERLLVYEFVKNRSLDKFIFDPIRHNDLDWEIRYKIICGISKGLLYLHEESRLKIIHRDLKASNILLDGDKNPKIADFGKARLFDVNETQANTNKIVGTYGYMSPEYAMYGQFSAKSDVFSFGVLILEIISGKQNRSYKNGEDVEDLLSLVWKHWRQETAEDIIDPVLLRVGSNTLAGILRCIHIGLLCVQDNPSDRPAMGSVVLMLSSSIISLPVPFEPTHSTTRGYNLRIPNFCGYGLNEFDSSGSSAFKRSSTQSMESLKTDMSMTGFRPR, from the exons ATGATTTCACAGAGATGGCGGCTCGCCTCCATTTTCTTAATCCTTTCAAACCTTTTGGCGTTTGCCGCAGCGCAGTTTTCTTGCATAAAGAACGGCAATTACAGCAGTTTTAGCACGTACAAGGATAATATGGACACACTCCTATCCTCCCTTCCTACAAAGGTCGATATTAATGGATTCTACAACGCCTCCGAAGGGCAGAGCCCGGATATAGTCTATGCAGCAGTGCTGTGTAGAGGGGACGTACAGCTTGAAGAATGTCGTACTTGTATCCGAAACGCCGCTGCTGAATTAGTAAAATCGTGTCCAAATTACAAGCAAGCCGTTCAATGGAATGAACTCTGCATGCTACGGTACTCTAATGAATCTATGTTCGGGATAATGACCACTTTTCCATCGTGGTACTGGAAGAATGGAAAGGACGCCTCGAGTCCTGTCCAGTATATGGCGGACGTTAGCAGGCTACTGGACAAGCTTCGTGGGCAAGCTGCTAATGGTGGTTCTCTGAGGAAAGTAGCTGCTGGGAATAGTAGCTCTGTAGATTTTCAGATTATTTTTTCGTTGGTTCAGTGTACCCCTGATTTGTCTCCGGAGAATTGCAGTAGTTGTTTAATTGAGGCCGCTGTGGATATCCCATCATATTGCAACATTTCCATAAGGTGTAGAGTACTATCGCCGAGCTGCAATCTTCGTTATCATCAATTACCATTTTACAATGAAACCAGGCTTCGTGAGTTACAGGAGCTTGCAACGctgccaccaccaccaccaccactacCACCACCACCACAACAGCCGGTATCACCACCAGGTCC GGAAAAAAATGATAATACTGTGATCATCGCTTCTGTTTCCGTTGGTGTGGGTCTAATAGTGGCTGTATTAGCTAGTATCCTGCTGATAAAGAGAGCTAAAAAGAAGCCAAAAGAAGAACTTGAAC CTGCACAGCCTGCACGTGACATTAACGTAGTCGATTCTCTACAATATGATTTTTCCGGAATCAAAGCTGCTACCGATGATTTCTCAGTTTCTACCAAGTTGGGGCAAGGTGGATTTGGGGTCATTTATAAG GGAAAACTTACAAATGGGCAAGACATTGCTGTAAAAAGACTATCCCTGGATTCTAGGCAAGGTGACGTGGAATTCAAGAATGAAGTCTTATTGCTGGCCCAGCTACAACACAAGAATCTTGTAAGACTCTTGGGTTTTTCCATGGAAGGGAAGGAAAGGCTTCTCGTCTATGAATTCGTCAAGAATAGAAGCCTTGACAAATTTATATTTG ACCCTATCAGACACAATGATTTGGATTGGGAGATCCGTTACAAGATCATATGTGGGATTTCAAAGGGACTTCTATATTTGCACGAAGAATCTCGACTCAAAATAATTCACCGTGATCTCAAAGCTAGCAATATACTTTTAGATGGAGATAAGAACCCCAAAATTGCGGACTTTGGCAAGGCAAGGTTATTTGATGTCAATGAAACTCAAGCCAATACCAACAAAATTGTGGGAACTTA TGGATATATGTCACCAGAATACGCAATGTACGGACAGTTCTCTGCTAAGTCTGATGTATTTAGCTTCGGTGTGCTGATCCTAGAAATTATCAGCGGCAAGCAAAATAGATCATATAAAAATGGGGAGGATGTGGAAGACCTCTTAAGTTTG GTATGGAAACATTGGCGCCAAGAAACGGCAGAGGATATCATTGATCCAGTACTATTGAGGGTTGGTTCAAATACCCTAGCTGGTATTTTAAGATGCATTCACATCGGTTTGCTATGCGTGCAAGACAATCCTAGTGATAGACCAGCAATGGGTTCAGTTGTTCTTATGCTTAGCAGCTCCATAATATCTTTGCCAGTACCTTTCGAGCCAACACATTCTACGACCCGTGGCTATAACTTGAGAATTCCGAACTTCTGTGGGTATGGTTTAAATGAATTTGATTCAAGTGGATCATCAGCCTTTAAAAGGTCGTCAACTCAATCTATGGAATCATTAAAAACCGACATGTCAATGACTGGTTTTCGTCCAAGGTGA